The region CTATGGCAGCCTCTTAGCATAGACTCTGGCACAAATTAGAGACATAATAAATAGTTAGTAAATAATGGATCATATCCCAGCTTATCCAAGCTCAAAATATTGGTGTGACATAGTGCTTGCCCTTCTCATCCTCGACCAGCGAGCACTGCTGCTTTCACAAGTCAGACGTTCAGGTTAACACATCTGGAGTGGTCGTGTCTGCCCTGCTTCGTTGGTTTTTCAGTAGGATATACTATAAACCAACATTAGTGATCATTATTACATTCAGTACCTCATTAATCTAGAATAGAATTATAACGACATTCCGATGATTAGTCTTCATTTTTAGATAAAGAAATAGAGCCTTTAAAAGCTGACTTAATTGATTTAGAAGAGAGCTCAGGTTTAGATCTTACATTAGGTCTTTGGGCTGTTACCCCTGTTCCTAATCACTACAAAATCCCATATTCTGCCTCTACTTTcctgtttttacacacacacacacacacacacacacacacagtcagaaaATGAGATTATTCACATGTGAAACACTTAGGATACTcatatttaaggttttaatttaaCTTGGCCAATCGGACAATGAGGAACCAGGAAAATGAGCAGAAACTTGGGTCTTACTCCAAACCAGTGTATATCTTGTTATACAATGGAACCCTGCAGGTTTCTCTTGATTGTTCTGGCTATCAGGAATTCTCCACTAAATTACTAATGTAAATATTGCTAATTTCTGTTTGATATTAAATATAAACTGCATTGTATGGATATTTTActttttggtctctctctctctctctctctctctctctctctctctctctctctctctctctctctctctctctctctctctctctctctctctctcatttttgaaactgtctcactatgtaggcctggctggctTGGAGTTTGCAGGCAAACCAGGTCCTGGGTACAGGCCAGGTCCAGTGTACAAGCCAATAATTTCTAAGCTTCCTACTTTAAGAAACCAGATCCAATCACTTTGCACCCTACACAGAAGACAAAGGCCCTGCCCAGTGGGCTGAAATGACTACCATATTAAACCAGACAGTCAACCCACAGGTTCTTCAAACCCGAACATAGGAACAGAAAGTAGGTAAGATTGTAAAGGAGAAATGGATGAAGAAGATTCTTAAACTTAGAACGGAAATTATCTCACTTAAAGAGTTGGatctgagaaaggagaaaatgaagctaagtggaagaacaaaggaaaaccTGTTAAGGGGCAGGGCTGTAAGAGTAAACCATTTGGTTTGTCTATACAGTTGCTACTCTGGCCTTCGTTAGAATtgtacagaagagaaaatgaaagtgaaGAGCAACGCGAAGGAGGAATCTGGTTCCACTCTGCACGGTATAGGATCTTCCCGCCTTCCTCCAATCCTCCTCTAACACAGACCAGAACCAAAGCGAGCTTGTGCTTCTGCACAGTCCACGTGGGCACACTGTCCCCGCCCCGGCATCAGGAGGACTTCCGCGTcctccctgccccgccccctcGCGGTTCTGCGCACGCGCGGGAGCCATATTCGCCGCGGATGCTTGGCTGCCCGGGTTGGTTCTTCTCCAGCTGAGTAAAGCGGCGCTGATCTGCACCCTCACTGTCGTTCTCCGGTGAGGCTCAGTCCTTTAGGGACCGCGGAAGCGAGGTGTCTGTCTCCCTGGCGGGGGCCGTCTGCGTGGAGTCCACGGCCCAGGCCCGCGGCCGCCACCGAGGAGCCGTGGGCACGATGACTTTGCACCCGCCTCCTCGGTGACCGGCCTGCCAGGGACTGGCCCCCGCCGGCTGCCATCGGGTATCCCCGCGCGGCCTTGACGGCCGGCCGGGGCTCTGAGACCCACCGGGCCGGTGCGAGGGGTGGGGGCGGCTCGCGGCCCAGCGAGTCAATTCGGGAAAGTGGAGCGGCGGGGAAAGTCCAAAGCCTGTGGCGCCGGCGGCTCCAGGCGTGGAAGTAGCTGTGTTCACAGGCGAATCCGAAACCAGCCGTGGCCTGGCTGCTGTGCTCAGAGCcacctttctgtttctcctaCGTGTTGGAACCGACTCCCGGCAGGCTAGCTCTCCCTTAGGCCTGGCGACTTTTCTAAAATGTCAGTTCCTGAGGTCCTTGCGTCCAGCGCTTCGATGGAGCGGTCTTGAGTAAGATAAAGTTGTTTCCACCTGGGCGCGCAGACCCTTCAAATGTCTGTTTAGCTTTCCAGCCACGATGCCTTCCTTATATCCCATGATTTGACAACATAGGAATTGAACTCTGCCATTTTTCTACTAAGGCAGAAGCAGCTCCCATTACTGTCTTTCGAAGAAACGGAAATGTGGACCAGGTTTACCACCCTGCACCCCCAAATTTAGGACCGTATGAGACAAAACAATTTGTCTCTTATCTGTTGAATTATCCACTTTATTTCTCAGCCTGCTCTATTTGGAACACCCTTCCCTTCACCCCTTTCCAGTTCTTCCCGTTCCACTTGAGGCTTTTCGACTTATTTTTGCCTCTCCCATCTCTAATTTACTCTCATTATCTGTATTGGTTTCCTAAAAACGTATTTGCTGGTCATCCTGcttttcctccccaccctcaatgCCTCTTCCATGTTGCTTTATCATATATATCTGTCACATCTGGCTGCTAGATTCTGAGCTCTTCAGAATGCACTGGTTTACCTTTATTGTGGTGTCCCAACATCTGTATAGTTCCCAGTGGTGGTGCAGTTAGTGTTAGCTGAGTTATGGTGTGGATCAAACGGTATAATCAGTAGAAGACACTTCTTAAAAgtgtgggggtttttttgtttttaattttaatgatcgTGTTTTCTTTTCACAGGAATCACATAAAGTTCAGAAGCCATGGTGAGTTCATGACACGTTTCCTTTAACTTTTGCCTGGTGAACATTACATTACAGCTTGTTTGAAGATAAGAACCTGACGTGAAAAAAGTGAAACAGAAGGGGTAGAGGGAGTTGAATGgggtcttccttcttcccactGAACTCAGCACCAGGATGTCATTGTATATGATGCATGGGCTTCCGGAAGTTGGCTTACTTTCAGTGAGCAGgcatctctctgtttttcttttgcagtCTCGAAGATATGACTCCAGAACCACAATATTTTCTCCAGAAGGTAAATGAGAAAATTTTAACCTGCTCCAAAAAAAGTTGGGgtgttttgttgtcattgttgcttTAAGTAGTATATTTTCAGTGTTGGGAGTTTAGTGTGGTGTTTAGCTACACACATTTTGGAGATAACTTCTCAGCAGGTTGATTACATCATGCGTTGTCGGTGAGTAAATGCAGGGCTGTTGATGTGAACCTGACCTGTGTCACCGCTGATTTCTCCCGGATCAGCTGTGCAGGAACGCAGAGGAACTGTGGTGTCTCACTGTCTTGTAGGTCGCTTATACCAAGTGGAATATGCCATGGAAGCTATCGGACATGCAGGCACCTGTTTGGGAATTTTAGCCAACGATGGAGTTTTGCTTGCAGCAGAGAGGCGTAACATCCACAAGCTTCTTGATGAagtctttttttctgagaaaatttaTAAACTTAATGAGTAAGTGAGATGATGGGGAAGAGTTTGAACTATTGCACTTGTCGACGTCAGTGGGATTTGCATATTTCGGGAGGGATCTTctatgtgttttattatttttcttgtaaaaattTGTGTATTTGCTTTGTTTCGCTTCCAATCTCCTTGGAGTCCATTATGTCGCAGTATGTTCATTCTGTGTATATTCACTTGAAATGCAAAGCTAAACACTGCTGCAAAATAGCATGGTGCAGTGATAAAAAGTGTATATGTACTTTCTGTTCACACAGATTTGGTTTCAAATCTAAAGTCCATCAATACAAGGTGTGGTGCTATACCTGTTATCTAACTTCTTGAAGACCAGAGTGGTTATGGAAatttaatgaaacaaaatagtGAAATAAACTAACACAGTGCCTAGTGTAAAGCAGACCTTCAGTGTGCTGTTTAGAATGACATGCAGGAATTCTGTACAGCTATACTGACTCTTTACCAAAGAACAAGGCTCGTGGAGATCTGACACACTTCAGCCAGGGTAGAGTCTGATTTCTGTTCAGTTTGAGTACTTGGAACTGGCTGTGGAACTTCTGGGTGCTGTATGGAGACTTTGCCATCAGTGGTAGGCCTGCTGAAGACTTGTCACTGTCACGGGAGCCTAGttaattatttgtttatgtattacAGTTTTGGACGTGTTCATCAAGCATACCGACCACTCTCACAACCTATCCCTGccttcccatcccccatccaTCTCCCCACAAACCTTACattatgtctgtctgttttgatTCACTGACATTACCAGGGCCATCTGTGTGACCGTGGTTTGAGAGCTATCTATTGGAGTCTGGTAGGTTCCCGAATGTGTACATAACCAAGGACAGTGAGTCTTTCCCAGAATCTATCAGTAACCAATAGGTCCTATATAAGGGGTAGGATCCTATGAGCTACCTTTGGCTAATTATTGACAGGGCTGGTCTTGTCCGTGTCCAAATCAGTTGTGAATTTGTGATTTCAGTACTCAGATGTAGAGAATGTGCTTTGCAGCCCttactctgtctcctctctgaagTACTTGACAGCCCCTTTCCCACAATGTTCACAGACCTTAGAGAGGGAGTGGTTGGCCTAAGTGACTTAGGGCTGTCCCACACTGTCATTTAGTTCCTGTGTCATGGCAGCTATGAGTCTGCACTTACAGCATTCATTGGAAGTTGAGGCTTCTCTGATTAAAGCTGGGATCCACTTTTGTCTTTGAGTACAAGTGTaggtatttagaaggcagttggGTTCTGTGTTAATTAGCCCTCAGAAGTGCACTCCCTGCATGGGCCTAGTACCTCTCATGGTACAATCACGTGACATAGTATCTTCCTCCAGTCACATTAGTCTCTACTCAGCAACGTTTGAGCTTGTTTAGGCATAGTCAAAGCGATGTCTAGACTGTAGAGAGCCAGGGAAGGCTTTGGGGAAACAGGCAAAAATGGGGTGCATGCCTAGGTTGAACTTCCCACCCTCGTGTCCCCCCCAGCCCCACACCTGTCAGGCCAGGCATGGAGAGTTAGACCCTAATGTGTGGGAGTGGTTTGGCTTCTTTACTAGGTGTTTCTTCTCTTGCTGTTTCCAGAGAGCAATAATAAATATGTCTATTGAATAGTTCAGGCTGCAGTTGTTTATCATTTGTGCTGAATGACACTAGGTAAACGTCTCCTGAGAAGATCCATTTTTATAGCCTTTTCCTCAGAGTAGTCCCTGTGAAGCAAAGCTGTTGAGTCCCTAATAGACCTAGGTGCTTTATAACACTTAGAAATACCCTGGCAAGCATCTTCCCTGCTTACTGTGGCTTTGTTTCCCTTCTAGGGACATGGCTTGCAGTGTGGCAGGCATAACATCTGATGCTAATGTTCTGACGAATGAACTAAGGCTCATTGCTCAAAGGTAAGGATGGAAACATCCTAACACTCAGCACGTCCACAaagaaagctttttctttttgtaaaatttaaagtcattttaaaaatcgATTACTTGAAAACTGTATTCCTCCTAATCAAAGTTATAACATACTGTGTGCACATAAGAATATTGGGATGGTGGATGTTTttgccctctcctttcttttccaattACAAGTGACTGCTACACTTTACCCCattttacttatatatatttttctcttcagaGAGCATCTTCCTgcattgtatatattttagagaAGCTTGTTTAATATGTCGATCTCTTTACCCTAGGTATTTATTACAGTATCAGGAGCCAATTCCCTGTGAGCAGCTGGTTACAGCACTGTGTGATATCAAACAGGCGTATACACAGTTTGGAGGTACTGAGTTGTTTTGGAAATACtctaaaaactgaaaacattttatgaagaataaattttttgcttttttttttctacgtTAAGGTTTACtgaggttattttgtttttgtcagatttcttttggttttagatttttaaaactatttacttactggtttgtttgtttgtttgtttgtttgttttgagacagggtttctcagtgtagacctggctgtcctggaacttgctttgtaaaccaggctgacctcgacctcatagagatctgcctctgtGTCCCTGGTGCTGGGCCTATAGGCATGTGACACCAACACCTGactttaaacacatttttaaaaatatttttgttctttgagaatttcctacAATGAATTTTGATAATATTCACCCACCATTTCCTTCCATATTTATCTCCCACCTCTCAGCCCACTCAGCTTTttgttcttcccttccccttcccccctgtAACTCCTTCAGTTAGATTGTGTGGGACCTGCACTAGAGCACTGTCACACTACTAAGGGTCACACCCATAAAAAGCCTGActtcctctcccagcagccaCCAGTTGTTAGACACTCCTCAGCTGTAGGAGGGACATGATGGGCCCTCCCCTTTGGGCTGAAAGTTTGTctgctgctgttcttgtagatgttgtcacagctgctgtgagctcatggCTGCTCAGTTGTATTTGAAGAAGACTTTTCCTGTCATCCAGCACCTCTGGCTCTAcagtctctctgtcccttcttccatGATCCCCGGGTGTTGGAGGACTGACTGATCtggatgtcccatttagggctgagcacccTGAAGTCTCTTATCCCCCACACTTTGTGACACTCACAGTTTAGCCTGAGCTCCTCTGGCGCTCACTGCAGTCCCACCACAGCCTCATGCATACTAGGTGCAGACAGTGCCTGCTTCATGAACAAGTCTGTTTCCACGTGTCAGTTGGCAGTTTCATCAACAGATACTTCAAGCCCAAAGTAACATTTTCAAGTCTGGAAAcagattatttttacatattaatgaaATTCAGCACTGGCCTTCTGTGTCCTCATGTCCACCCCAGCCTGAGCCCAGCTCCTAGAAACAGAATTGGAATCTGTGACTGAGCTTATCTGTGGTGGCCAGAATACAAACCAGTTATGCACGCTTCACTTCTCAGAGGCTTGGGACACGTCCACTGACAGCTCTAAATTGAGATTGTTGGGTTTCAAATTGAAATTGTTGATTCCTTTTCTTTGTTAAAGGCAAACGTCCCTTTGGTGTGTCTTTGCTGTATATTGGCTGGGATAAGCACTATGGCTTCCAGCTCTATCAGAGTGACCCGAGTGGGAACTACGGGGGATGGAAAGCCACGTGCATTGGAAACAACAGTGCTGTGAGTATTTTCCTAACACTGTGAAATGTGGGGAAAGGCTGAGGACAGTAAGGTTGAAATAGCGATATGCGTGTAGATTATCTACCATAACAACTCAGTGTGAAAGGAATGCCTGTTTCTAGTGCTGTATCTTGGTAGTTTGTTGATGCTATCTGTAGCTAAGGGCTATCTTTTCATTATAAGTTGTGGAACTCTTAAGGACAagtctcttgaggctgaggccacAGTTATAGTCTCCTTGCCTCTTCCCTGCCACGTTAATGCCACCGGCCTGCTGTCATCAGTGTTGTGCTGCTGCATTGTCTGTGAATCCAGGCGTCAGAGCTTCTAACCGACCTGTGCTCGCCCCAGGATGAGCAGATTGGAAGGAAACTCTCtctgttgatgttttgtttttcaggcagCTGTGTCAATGTTGAAACAAGACTACAAAGAAGGAGAAATGACTCTGAAGTCAGCGCTTGCTCTGGCTGTCAAGGTGCTAAATAAGACAATGGATGTTAGTAAACTGTCAGCTGAAAAAGGTAATCCTTGTCCTCCTGCTTTGTCTTAACTGGGGAATTTATTGTGTAGCCCCAGCCTTAGGGTTCATTGAAGCTGCCGCTTAGGGGACACTAAGGACTTGGTGTCTTGACTAAGATGAGCCTTGATGAACTGTAAAGCTACATTTCTACACCATAGGGCAGGCTTAAGGACTGGAGCCTGAATGTAACTCCTGGTTTGGAGATCCCGTGTcagtggctggccttgaactcagactaGCATTGTTCttccctgcctgtgcctcccagaTCCTGGGGCcccaggtgtgcaccaccatgcctgatggAAACTGTTTTTTAGCTTATTGTTTTCAAAAGAAGTTAGAAAAGTCCATAACGGAAGTGTTGCTTTGTTTAGGACTCTGTCTTGTTATTCTGGTTGGCTTGTCTGGGTCAGTTAGAACAACTGCCGACCAGACTTCAGGGTGACATAAATGCTTGCTAAGAAAGTTGATGGGTGAAGAAAAGATCCTTAGGTAAAAATCAGGGTATCACAAAATCGAAAGTGTTCCCATAAAAATGTGGGTACATCATAAAGTACATGGGTGAGCAAGACTCAGGTAAAGAGACCAGAGTAAGCCATGGTGACATCTGCTGAGTCCTGCCTCTGATacaaatgtatgtttgtgttgtaGTGGAAATTGCCACACTAACACGAGAGAGTGGAAAGACGGTGATCAGAGTCCTCAAGCAAAAGGAAGTGGAACAGTTAATCAAAAAACATGAAGAGGAAGAAGCTAAAGCTGAgcgggagaagaaagaaaaagaacagagagaaaaggataaaTAGACAGAATCATGGATTTTATAACTCCTTAGAGGCACCGATTCACTTAGGAGCTGTCCTGGCCTTCCAGCCCGGaagtgttttcttgtaattttttccTTACCTTGGCCATCGGGGAAATAGGACATTACATACTGAATTGGGTCCATGTCTGTCCAGTTGGACACTTTATTGTAATGATGGACATCTTTATAAACATCTTAATCTGAACACATAATTTTTGGAATAAAACTTGGAAAGATTGGTTATGGTGAAGGGATACTTTCTCTGTGACAATAATTGTTGAGAAGATACcacagctggagctggagagatggctcagcaatgaaaAGTGCACTGCTCttgcctgagttcagttcccagtacccatatcgGGTGGGTCTCCTAGGACATGCAATGCCACTGGCACCTGTGGTTGTATGCACATACCCACCCAGACATTCATAATTAATAGGAGTGAACAAAGGTACCAGGCTTGCTAGGGTGACCATTGCTGCCTTTTTGTGAGGTGTGTATGCTGTGGCTTAACTTGAAATACCCTGATTTCACAAAAGTGGGCGGATTGTCTGCCATCTCCAGGATTGGTTTGCTACTAAACAGACTGAGCttggctcgtgtgtgtgtgtgtgtgtgtgtgtgtgtgtgtgtgtgtgtgtgtgtgtgtgaatgtgtgtgtgaatgctgagTCCTAGACTTCGGCTCCCACAGTCAGGAGCCATAGCTTCATAGAAGATCATATTGGAGGAGTTACAACCTGAGGGGAGAGGGTAGCACACTGAAGGGCAGCTCTAGCAAGGCTGAAGAGAACCCTGGTGCTCAACCTGTCCACTTGTACTCAGCCTGTCCACTTGGGGTTCTAGGACTTGAGAAGTAATGGAGTGCAGTTGTTAGAATGT is a window of Arvicanthis niloticus isolate mArvNil1 chromosome 26, mArvNil1.pat.X, whole genome shotgun sequence DNA encoding:
- the Psma4 gene encoding proteasome subunit alpha type-4 — protein: MSRRYDSRTTIFSPEGRLYQVEYAMEAIGHAGTCLGILANDGVLLAAERRNIHKLLDEVFFSEKIYKLNEDMACSVAGITSDANVLTNELRLIAQRYLLQYQEPIPCEQLVTALCDIKQAYTQFGGKRPFGVSLLYIGWDKHYGFQLYQSDPSGNYGGWKATCIGNNSAAAVSMLKQDYKEGEMTLKSALALAVKVLNKTMDVSKLSAEKVEIATLTRESGKTVIRVLKQKEVEQLIKKHEEEEAKAEREKKEKEQREKDK